In Cicer arietinum cultivar CDC Frontier isolate Library 1 chromosome 7, Cicar.CDCFrontier_v2.0, whole genome shotgun sequence, a single window of DNA contains:
- the LOC101488295 gene encoding protein neprosin-like, with the protein MPTLTKPNMNFSSPIIFLFLHFLLLVSLVCPVYSSKISSYQLVNQTFLQEQKFHKLKKAIATRLQQINKPAVKTIQSPDGDIIDCVMFHNQPAFDNPLLKEEYKQMDIPEIPKGHYQDDNFNHSSQLWRLSGESCPDGTIPIRRTKEEDLLRASSISEFGKKTSDFETNDEKFEYAVQYVSAGEFFGATAAINLWAPRLETKNEVSASKIWVAAGDAGQESNTIEVGWQVEPLLYGDNLPRLSMYWTNDGYGKTGCYNLLCSGFVQTNKDIVIGGAIGPTSTYKGPQFGIILKIWKDPTTRNWWLTYDYGTLVGYWPSSLFTHLYYLADEIQFGGIISNRRSTGSHTSTRMGSGHFPYEGFAKAAFFRDIQVLDLNNTLVPLSDPKTLISFPNCYDLEAGMYKGRNSFYYGGPGKNYKCL; encoded by the exons ATGCCCACACTTACAAAACCAAACATGAATTTCAGCTCTCCAATTATTTTCCTCTTCTTACATTTTCTTCTCCTTGTTTCTTTGGTATGTCCTGTTTATTCTTCAAAAATTAGTAGCTATCAATTGGTCAATCAAACTTTTCTACAAGAGCAAAAGTTTCACAAGTTGAAGAAGGCAATAGCAACCCGTCTTCAACAAATCAACAAGCCTGCTGTCAAGACGATTCAG AGTCCTGATGGTGATATCATAGATTGTGTTATGTTTCACAATCAACCGGCTTTTGACAATCCCTTATTGAAAGAAGAATATAAACAAATg GATATTCCAGAAATACCAAAAGGGCATTACCAAGATGATAATTTTAATCACAGTTCTCAATTATGGCGTTTATCAGGAGAATCATGTCCTGATGGAACCATTCCAATTAGAAGAACAAAAGAAGAAGATTTGTTAAGAGCTAGTTCTATTAGTGAATTTGGAAAAAAAACAAGTGATTTTGAAACCAACGACGAAAAATTTGAG TATGCAGTACAATATGTGAGTGCTGGTGAGTTCTTTGGAGCAACGGCTGCCATTAATCTGTGGGCTCCACGTCTGGAAACTAAAAATGAAGTAAGTGCCTCTAAAATTTGGGTCGCTGCTGGTGATGCTGGTCAAGAGAGCAACACCATTGAAGTTGGTTGGCAG GTGGAGCCTTTACTCTACGGGGACAACCTCCCAAGATTATCTATGTATTGGACA AATGATGGATATGGAAAGACTGGATGCTACAATTTATTATGTTCGGGCTTCGTTCAAACTAACAAAGATATTGTAATAGGAGGAGCAATTGGTCCAACTTCTACTTATAAAGGACCACAATTTGGCATTATTTTGAAGATTTGGAAG gaTCCAACAACTAGGAATTGGTGGCTTACTTATGATTATGGAACCCTTGTTGGGTATTGGCCATCCTCCTTGTTTACTCACTTATACTATCTTGCGGATGAAATTCAATTTGGAGGAATAATATCTAATAGAAGGTCAACAGGGTCTCACACTTCGACCAGAATGGGTAGTGGACATTTTCCTTATGAAGGTTTTGCAAAAGCTGCATTCTTTAGGGATATACAAGTTTTAGATTTAAATAACACCTTAGTTCCATTGTCTGATCCTAAGACCTTAATATCGTTCCCAAATTGTTATGATTTAGAAGCAGGTATGTATAAAGGCCGAAATAGCTTTTACTATGGTGGACCTGGCAAGAATTACAAATGTCTTTAA
- the LOC101488622 gene encoding protein neprosin-like, translating into MEIFSSPIIFLLIHFIFFVYLICPIYSLNTNGHQLVNQTFLQEKKIQQLKETIANRLKQINKPAVKTIHSPDGDIIDCVRSYEQPAFDHPLLKGHKILDPPESPINKYEKGNMSDIVQLWTLSGESCPEGTIPIRRTTEQDLLRAESIDTFGRKLHNFRSDSNANNGHEHAIGFVYGKLYGATASINVWSPQVEIPDEFSLAQIWIVNGSYGEDLTTLEAGWQVYPRFYGDNSPRLFIYWTTDSYKQTGCYNLLCSAFVQTSSKHVIGAAIPSASTFNGPQLSITFSIWKDPNNGNWWLEFGAGNKIGYWPSSLVPHLKDYANEVHFGGEIVNRKRGGYHTSTQMGSGHFPEEGFRKAAYFRNCLILDDNRRLTSLPEPKLLVQSPNCYSIEYELSKAWGSHFYFGGPGRSNKCP; encoded by the exons ATGGAGATTTTTAGCTCTCCGATCATTTTCCTCCTcatacattttattttctttgtttatttgatttgtCCTATTTATTCATTAAACACGAACGGTCatcaattagtcaatcaaacttttttacaagaaaaaaaaattcaacagtTGAAGGAGACAATAGCAAATCGTCTTAAGCAGATCAACAAACCCGCTGTTAAGACAATTCAT AGTCCTGATGGTGATATCATAGATTGTGTTAGATCCTATGAACAACCCGCTTTTGATCATCCTTTATTGAAAGGACATAAAATATTg GATCCTCCCGAAAGCCCGATAAATAAATATGAGAAAGGTAATATGAGTGATATCGTTCAATTGTGGACCTTGTCCGGTGAATCATGCCCCGAAGGAACAATTCCAATTAGAAGAACAACTGAACAAGACTTGTTAAGAGCTGAATCTATTGACACATTTGGAAgaaaattacataattttagAAGTGACTCCAATGCAAATAATGGACACGAG CATGCAATTGGGTTTGTGTACGGTAAATTATATGGAGCAACGGCTTCCATAAACGTGTGGTCCCCACAAGTGGAAATTCCAGACGAATTTAGTTTGGCTCAAATTTGGATTGTCAATGGTTCATATGGAGAAGATCTAACCACCCTTGAAGCTGGTTGGCAG GTCTATCCGAGGTTCTATGGTGACAACAGCCcgagattatttatttattggacG ACGGATTCATATAAACAAACGGGGTGCTACAATTTGCTATGCTCAGCTTTTGTTCAAACTAGCAGCAAACATGTAATTGGAGCAGCAATTCCTTCAGCTTCTACGTTCAATGGCCCACAACTATCTATTACCTTTTCAATCTGGAAG gATCCAAATAATGGGAATTGGTGGCTTGAATTTGGAGCTGGAAACAAAATTGGATATTGGCCATCTTCTTTGGTTCCCCACTTAAAGGATTATGCAAATGAAGTTCATTTTGGTGGAGAAATAGTGAATAGAAAGAGAGGAGGATATCACACTTCAACCCAAATGGGTAGTGGACATTTTCCTGAGGAGGGTTTTAGAAAAGCTGCATACTTCAGAAATTGTCTGATTCTGGATGATAATCGCCGATTAACTTCGTTGCCTGAACCTAAACTTCTAGTACAGTCCCCAAATTGTTATAGTATAGAATATGAGTTGAGTAAAGCGTGGGGGAGTCACTTTTACTTTGGTGGACCCGGCAGGAGTAACAAATGTCCTTAA